One Nonomuraea angiospora DNA segment encodes these proteins:
- a CDS encoding lipid II flippase MurJ, producing the protein MTSSTSRATSPMARAVGVTVLLTGLGSLLGFVRDLLLGRFFGADAGTDAFLVAWTIPETAAPLLIEGAMAFVLVPLFSRAMEAGEDLRALVSSTLPYLCLGLLVLTVLAVAGAPWLVGVLAPGIRRADLAVDCMRVASVTILTFGLAGYLSAALRAHQSFAPPAAIYVAYNLGIVTCVWALRDQGAYAAAVGVAAGGAGMVLAQVPAFVRRFGAPLRPARRVALPMSAFLPIAVFTLARQSQVFVERFVGSKLAEGSISHLNYAQKIAQVPMVLSLIVATVSFPQLARALAAGETERARRRLGDDLISASAIVLLATAVLLVCAPDVVAVLLQYGAFTEADTAATARIMRVYALGLLGQAVVGVVCRVYFCGARASWYPALAMGAGLAATVVLARPEWGVTGIAAANAAGITLTAALLLAGLRRQALALPLHAALGPFGDLLPAAAAATGAGWGTRTLLADLPPPIALASTGAAIAVTFYAVAALSGATAALIDTTKITHLIRMRGRS; encoded by the coding sequence ATGACCTCGTCCACCTCGCGGGCCACCTCGCCCATGGCACGGGCCGTCGGCGTCACCGTCCTGCTGACCGGGCTGGGCTCGCTGCTCGGCTTCGTCCGCGACCTGCTGCTGGGCCGCTTCTTCGGCGCCGACGCCGGCACCGACGCGTTCCTCGTCGCCTGGACGATCCCGGAGACCGCCGCGCCCCTGCTGATCGAGGGGGCGATGGCGTTCGTGCTGGTCCCGCTGTTCAGCCGGGCCATGGAGGCGGGCGAGGACCTGAGGGCCCTGGTGTCGTCGACGCTGCCGTACCTGTGTCTCGGGCTGCTGGTGCTGACCGTGCTGGCCGTCGCGGGCGCGCCGTGGCTGGTCGGCGTGCTCGCCCCGGGCATCCGGCGGGCCGACCTCGCCGTGGACTGCATGCGGGTGGCGTCGGTGACGATCCTGACGTTCGGGCTGGCCGGGTACCTGAGCGCGGCGTTGCGGGCGCACCAGTCGTTCGCGCCGCCGGCCGCCATCTACGTGGCCTACAACCTGGGGATCGTCACCTGCGTGTGGGCCCTGCGGGACCAGGGCGCCTACGCGGCGGCGGTCGGGGTGGCCGCGGGCGGGGCGGGCATGGTGCTGGCCCAGGTCCCGGCGTTCGTGCGGCGCTTCGGGGCGCCCCTGCGGCCCGCGCGCCGCGTGGCGCTGCCGATGAGCGCCTTCCTGCCGATCGCGGTCTTCACCCTCGCCCGGCAGAGCCAGGTCTTCGTCGAGAGGTTCGTCGGCTCGAAGCTGGCCGAAGGGTCCATCTCGCACCTCAACTACGCGCAGAAGATCGCCCAGGTGCCGATGGTCCTGTCGCTGATCGTGGCGACCGTGAGCTTCCCGCAGCTCGCCCGCGCCCTCGCCGCGGGCGAGACCGAGCGGGCGCGGCGCAGGCTCGGCGACGACCTGATCAGCGCCTCGGCGATCGTGCTGCTCGCCACCGCGGTGCTGCTCGTCTGCGCTCCGGACGTCGTGGCCGTCCTGCTGCAGTACGGCGCGTTCACCGAGGCCGACACCGCCGCCACCGCGCGGATCATGCGGGTGTACGCGCTGGGGCTGCTCGGCCAGGCCGTGGTCGGGGTCGTCTGCCGGGTCTACTTCTGCGGCGCCCGCGCGTCCTGGTACCCGGCCCTCGCGATGGGCGCGGGGCTGGCCGCGACGGTCGTGCTGGCCCGCCCGGAGTGGGGCGTGACGGGGATCGCCGCCGCCAACGCGGCCGGGATCACGCTGACCGCCGCGCTGCTGCTCGCGGGGCTGCGGCGGCAGGCCCTCGCCCTGCCCCTCCACGCGGCGCTGGGCCCGTTCGGCGACCTGCTGCCGGCCGCCGCGGCCGCCACCGGAGCGGGCTGGGGCACGCGGACGCTGCTGGCGGACCTGCCGCCGCCGATCGCCCTGGCTTCGACCGGAGCCGCGATCGCCGTCACCTTCTACGCCGTCGCGGCCCTCTCGGGGGCCACGGCAGCGCTCATCGACACCACCAAGATCACCCACTTGATCAGGATGCGAGGTCGCTCATGA
- a CDS encoding polysaccharide deacetylase family protein, with protein MTAMPLVLMYHSVDKYDSDPLHVTVSPDRFARQMRWLARRGLSGVSMLELTRARSTRGLVGLTFDDGYGDFLSEVVPVLRRYGFTATVFVVTGLIGEHNAWDAGSPRKRLMDSEGLRWAARQGMEIGSHSAGHYSLSGLRDDELHQEVAGSKATLEDLLGRQVNGFCYPYGHVNARELAAVREAGYSYACAIWKSELTGTYALPRTYVGERDGALRLHAKRARHRVRWGW; from the coding sequence ATGACCGCGATGCCGCTGGTGCTCATGTACCACTCCGTGGACAAATACGACAGCGACCCGCTTCACGTCACGGTCTCGCCCGACCGCTTCGCCCGGCAGATGCGCTGGCTCGCCCGGCGCGGCCTGTCCGGGGTCTCGATGCTCGAGCTCACGCGCGCCCGCAGCACGCGCGGCCTGGTCGGGCTCACCTTCGACGACGGGTACGGCGACTTCCTCAGCGAGGTCGTGCCCGTCCTGCGCAGGTACGGCTTCACCGCCACGGTCTTCGTGGTCACCGGCCTGATCGGCGAGCACAACGCCTGGGACGCCGGCTCGCCGCGCAAGCGGCTCATGGACTCCGAGGGCCTGCGCTGGGCCGCGCGGCAGGGCATGGAGATCGGCTCGCACTCGGCCGGGCACTACTCGCTGTCCGGGCTGCGCGACGACGAGCTCCACCAGGAGGTGGCCGGCAGCAAGGCGACGCTGGAGGACCTCCTGGGCCGCCAGGTGAACGGGTTCTGTTACCCGTACGGGCACGTCAACGCCCGCGAGCTGGCCGCTGTCCGCGAGGCGGGCTACTCCTACGCCTGCGCCATCTGGAAGTCCGAGCTCACCGGCACGTACGCGCTGCCGCGCACGTACGTGGGCGAGCGGGACGGCGCGCTGCGGCTGCACGCCAAGCGGGCGCGGCACCGGGTCCGGTGGGGCTGGTGA
- a CDS encoding glycosyltransferase, with translation MKVLHVITGLAAGGAEQQLRSLLPHVRARCEVAVLTGHGVVADAIERSGVPVHHVGMRGNRDLRAVGRLARLMRRRRYDVVHTHLYRACVYGRLAARLANVPAIVATEHSIGREHVEGRRLTRSIRALYLASELLGHLTVAVSPTVADRLSRWGVPRSRIVVVPNGVDGAAFGFDAALRRRTRERLGLPESAFVIGGVGRLEPSKRFDILIRALPPLEHAVLLLVGSGSCEPRLRELAREAGAEHRVIFAGESPDVGALMSAMDVLAAPSAEETFGVAVVEALASGLPVLYDACPAVEDLPPGSAPGARRVEPHRLAEELSGLAARPPLRLPPPDAVRLYDVRRQADQLERLYLRLLGAEPTEE, from the coding sequence GTGAAGGTCCTGCACGTCATCACCGGCCTGGCGGCGGGCGGCGCGGAGCAGCAGCTGCGGTCCCTGCTGCCGCACGTGCGGGCCCGGTGCGAGGTGGCGGTGCTCACCGGGCACGGGGTGGTCGCGGACGCCATCGAGCGTTCCGGCGTGCCCGTCCACCACGTCGGCATGCGCGGCAACAGGGACCTGCGCGCCGTCGGGCGGCTGGCCCGGCTCATGCGCCGGCGCCGCTACGACGTGGTGCACACCCATCTGTACCGCGCCTGCGTGTACGGCAGGCTGGCGGCGCGGCTGGCGAACGTCCCGGCGATCGTGGCGACCGAGCACTCGATCGGGCGCGAGCACGTCGAGGGGCGCCGCCTGACCCGCTCGATCAGGGCCCTCTACCTGGCCAGCGAGCTGCTCGGGCACCTCACCGTGGCCGTCTCGCCGACCGTGGCCGACCGGCTGTCGAGATGGGGCGTCCCCCGCTCGCGCATCGTGGTGGTCCCGAACGGCGTCGACGGCGCCGCGTTCGGCTTCGACGCCGCCCTGCGCCGGCGCACCCGGGAGCGGCTCGGCCTGCCCGAGAGCGCGTTCGTGATCGGCGGCGTCGGCCGCCTGGAGCCGAGCAAGCGCTTCGACATCCTGATCAGGGCGCTGCCGCCGCTCGAACACGCCGTCCTGCTCCTGGTCGGCTCCGGCTCCTGCGAGCCCCGGCTGCGGGAGCTGGCCCGCGAGGCCGGGGCCGAGCACAGGGTGATCTTCGCGGGGGAGTCGCCCGACGTGGGGGCCCTGATGTCGGCGATGGACGTGCTGGCCGCGCCCTCGGCCGAGGAGACGTTCGGCGTGGCCGTCGTCGAGGCGCTCGCGTCCGGCCTGCCCGTCCTGTACGACGCCTGCCCGGCAGTCGAGGACCTGCCGCCCGGCTCGGCCCCGGGGGCGCGGCGCGTCGAGCCGCACCGGCTCGCCGAGGAGCTGTCCGGCCTCGCCGCCCGCCCGCCCCTCAGACTGCCACCGCCCGATGCCGTCCGGCTCTACGACGTCCGCCGCCAGGCGGACCAGTTGGAGCGGCTCTACCTGCGCCTGCTGGGCGCCGAACCCACCGAGGAGTGA